From the Gramella sp. Hel_I_59 genome, one window contains:
- a CDS encoding BACON domain-containing protein, producing MSITPSQVSLVYKKSFSPPFVVIEMDYVLNPAQTQIKIENKPPWLKLIAESIDEENQKRTFKVTIDPTAANNLAAGNYYNKINVYEKYWIEVFGNNSRQDHYFDLNLKVVDTVRLSLSKQDFSFNYIIGDTPPENQFLAITTENNWSIILDKPWATVSNANGSGNRTVFLGVNVDGLAPGIYESGFIVDDGQDTKSGTITLLINGPTEDEDYLDISHTGLTFSEKLGEAPVSQATINISTSLQVDVTTETPWLALSASSFAEGDHTLTLSTQNTEALAVGSYRGTVKIASGYSTKVVNVLLRIVEIITTGIQNDGFYFADDRNVLFLSTTAENAEALLEFAAYTANNISFYKKRVPFFDNAVETIVGLETGKLLKPTDLPALNSGIFAPIVPIKYDLDIFDKQLNSNSLTERSSFNNLQFVNGKTPAVENRLTHLPDKITTTKDGKIAFSFISEDPINAINITGDVTQAIVVTKPSGKIFTAVVDLATLNLKAQNKIKISCGPVEIDVVIREIELETFQLIWLNEWNCPEVINFDGSIEMVEEDDSTKVTVAASGKEISKIIEVKEPSSFRITTGNLYSDEESKWLSKILRSKKSWLQLPGKRVEVIRTFNSLSVSKSREYNRNYSLTFDAAER from the coding sequence ATGTCTATTACTCCTAGTCAGGTTTCGTTAGTATATAAGAAATCCTTTTCGCCTCCTTTTGTAGTCATTGAGATGGATTATGTACTTAATCCAGCACAAACACAGATCAAAATTGAGAACAAACCACCCTGGTTAAAATTAATTGCAGAATCTATAGATGAAGAAAATCAAAAAAGAACTTTTAAGGTAACTATAGATCCAACGGCCGCAAATAATCTAGCTGCTGGTAATTATTATAATAAAATTAATGTTTACGAGAAATACTGGATCGAAGTGTTCGGTAATAATTCTCGTCAAGACCATTACTTTGACCTTAATTTAAAAGTAGTTGATACAGTAAGATTGAGTCTTTCCAAACAGGATTTCAGTTTTAATTATATAATTGGCGATACTCCTCCGGAAAATCAATTCCTGGCGATCACGACAGAAAATAACTGGAGTATAATTCTGGATAAACCCTGGGCAACCGTATCCAATGCAAACGGATCTGGAAATAGAACCGTATTCCTTGGAGTAAATGTTGACGGACTTGCACCTGGTATTTACGAATCTGGTTTTATAGTAGACGATGGACAGGATACCAAGTCCGGAACCATTACACTTTTAATAAATGGTCCTACTGAAGACGAGGACTATTTGGATATTAGTCACACCGGTCTCACTTTTTCCGAAAAATTAGGAGAAGCTCCGGTAAGCCAGGCAACAATAAATATCAGTACTTCCCTGCAGGTAGATGTAACCACAGAAACTCCGTGGCTGGCATTGTCTGCATCTTCTTTTGCTGAAGGAGATCACACGCTTACCTTGAGCACTCAAAATACCGAAGCGCTCGCCGTGGGAAGTTATCGTGGTACCGTAAAGATCGCTTCCGGATATTCCACGAAAGTGGTGAATGTGCTGCTTCGCATTGTGGAGATCATTACCACCGGGATCCAGAACGACGGATTCTATTTTGCAGATGATCGCAATGTGTTATTTCTATCTACCACTGCAGAGAATGCCGAGGCTCTTCTTGAGTTTGCAGCATATACCGCGAATAATATCAGTTTTTATAAAAAGAGAGTGCCATTCTTCGATAATGCTGTAGAAACTATAGTTGGCCTGGAGACAGGAAAACTTTTAAAACCTACAGATCTACCTGCGCTTAACTCAGGGATCTTTGCACCCATCGTTCCTATTAAGTATGATCTTGATATTTTTGACAAGCAGCTCAATTCGAATTCCCTTACCGAAAGAAGCTCTTTCAATAATCTCCAGTTTGTAAATGGAAAAACTCCTGCAGTCGAAAACCGGCTGACTCATCTTCCGGATAAAATCACTACAACTAAAGACGGGAAAATTGCTTTTTCTTTTATTTCAGAAGATCCTATTAATGCGATCAATATTACCGGAGATGTGACCCAGGCCATTGTGGTTACAAAACCGTCCGGTAAAATATTTACTGCTGTGGTAGATCTGGCCACGCTCAATTTAAAAGCCCAGAATAAAATTAAAATTTCCTGTGGCCCGGTGGAGATCGATGTGGTAATTCGTGAGATAGAACTGGAGACTTTTCAGCTTATCTGGTTGAATGAATGGAATTGCCCTGAGGTGATCAATTTTGACGGAAGCATAGAAATGGTCGAGGAGGACGATTCTACCAAGGTGACGGTCGCCGCCTCCGGAAAAGAGATCTCAAAAATTATTGAGGTTAAGGAACCGAGCAGCTTCAGGATCACTACCGGAAATTTATACAGTGATGAAGAGTCGAAATGGCTTTCAAAAATTTTAAGATCCAAAAAGTCCTGGCTTCAGCTTCCCGGTAAACGTGTGGAAGTGATAAGAACCTTTAACAGCCTGAGCGTTTCTAAAAGCCGCGAATATAACAGGAATTACAGTTTAACTTTTGATGCTGCAGAGAGATGA
- a CDS encoding phage integrase N-terminal SAM-like domain-containing protein: MKKDKKDINVPRNVPANQVISLEISMAVKRYSQPKLFIPRKNGKPSVAPGNRWYVSFYWRTDANGPLDRKFSFTKKINRLKTAKERRIAGNHLVAILTRALERNWIPDKEERKRVKPGKRDGSLILGEALDYAYKIKVKAGKSPTTLKGYEFHKNRFLEWAKNNGYYGVKADRFSIDHFYEFLDWLRFEYVNEQTGQEVSGSSVNNHRRSISSLFTTMKNERLIPVNFIKDIPDVDSDPVNNKAFTHEELKLLKAEMLRSDPYLIPFFSFILYPLLRPRENCRLRVKDLNTENWLIQVQTKTEVLSVRRIITKIKPIIEEMNLEQYPGEYYLFTNKDQPAPWNANLQSRYDHFSRRFLEIKNKLGFGREYGLYSGRHTALMDLYDSLISQGKGEMEALLALMPYSTHKSIGGVKAYIRRHRKVIPADHSDIYTLDF; the protein is encoded by the coding sequence ATGAAAAAAGATAAAAAAGACATAAACGTACCTAGAAACGTACCTGCAAATCAGGTCATTTCTTTAGAAATATCCATGGCAGTAAAGAGATATTCGCAGCCTAAACTCTTTATTCCCCGGAAAAACGGAAAGCCGTCCGTTGCTCCTGGGAACCGTTGGTATGTCTCATTTTACTGGAGAACAGATGCCAATGGTCCGCTCGATCGCAAATTCTCCTTCACTAAAAAGATAAACCGACTTAAGACTGCAAAAGAAAGAAGGATAGCCGGGAACCACCTGGTTGCAATTCTTACCCGTGCTCTGGAACGCAATTGGATTCCTGATAAGGAAGAGCGAAAAAGAGTGAAGCCTGGCAAGAGAGATGGATCCTTGATCCTGGGAGAGGCGTTGGATTATGCTTACAAAATTAAAGTGAAGGCTGGGAAGAGCCCAACCACGCTTAAGGGATATGAATTTCACAAGAACCGGTTTCTGGAATGGGCAAAGAATAACGGCTATTACGGAGTCAAAGCCGATCGCTTTTCTATCGATCATTTTTACGAGTTCCTGGATTGGCTCAGGTTTGAATATGTGAATGAGCAGACTGGCCAGGAAGTTTCCGGGAGTTCCGTAAATAATCACCGGCGCAGCATCTCTTCTCTATTTACTACGATGAAGAATGAACGACTGATCCCGGTAAATTTCATTAAAGATATTCCGGACGTGGATTCCGATCCGGTGAATAACAAGGCTTTCACCCACGAAGAGCTGAAGCTGCTCAAAGCGGAAATGCTGAGATCGGATCCATATTTGATTCCTTTCTTCAGCTTTATTTTATATCCGCTCCTGAGACCACGAGAAAACTGCAGGCTTCGGGTTAAAGATCTTAATACGGAAAACTGGCTAATCCAAGTGCAGACAAAAACCGAAGTGCTAAGCGTTCGCAGGATCATTACCAAAATAAAACCGATCATCGAGGAAATGAACCTGGAACAATATCCTGGAGAATACTACCTTTTTACGAATAAGGACCAACCGGCTCCATGGAACGCGAACCTCCAGTCAAGGTATGATCATTTCTCCAGGCGATTCCTGGAGATAAAAAACAAGCTCGGTTTTGGACGTGAATACGGACTATACTCCGGAAGGCATACGGCGCTCATGGATCTCTATGATTCGCTGATATCTCAGGGAAAAGGAGAGATGGAGGCTTTGCTGGCTTTAATGCCTTATTCTACTCATAAAAGTATTGGCGGTGTGAAAGCTTATATACGCCGACACCGAAAAGTGATCCCGGCAGACCATTCTGATATTTATACACTGGACTTTTAA
- a CDS encoding DUF6712 family protein, which yields MATLITTIEDFKKYVTVNDSFDFAIIQPYLKRVDRKHIKPLIGNALYDSIGAAQEGKSQEVLELLQEASANLAMFSFSMVGKVQITSSGFLISQGQNNQVAGWAEMRDMRRNFIKTGSEAIDEALKIMEENEASFQEWVGTEGYTTFKELFTRRTETFNRYFIIQNSRLTFLRLKPNLLKVEKKFFRGLLGTETVNLIKAGATPEAKEALKLAQAAQVPLCVAEVAKEGIFTLNEKGIVFEIEEIPGERKIKTDQQELDRIYDSKLEEGTEALKELVAYLREYPAIFAAFAAKEANVLSNPVHNNKSIVSF from the coding sequence ATGGCCACCCTTATCACCACAATCGAAGATTTTAAAAAGTATGTCACCGTCAATGATAGTTTTGATTTTGCTATTATCCAGCCTTATTTAAAACGGGTAGATCGCAAGCATATCAAGCCGCTCATAGGCAACGCTCTTTATGATTCTATTGGCGCAGCTCAGGAAGGCAAAAGTCAGGAAGTGCTGGAGCTGCTTCAGGAAGCGAGCGCCAACCTGGCCATGTTCTCTTTTTCCATGGTTGGAAAAGTACAGATCACTTCTTCCGGATTTCTAATTAGCCAGGGGCAAAATAACCAGGTGGCCGGTTGGGCAGAAATGCGTGACATGCGCCGCAATTTTATCAAAACAGGTTCCGAAGCGATCGACGAAGCCCTCAAGATCATGGAGGAGAATGAAGCCTCTTTCCAGGAATGGGTAGGAACCGAAGGATACACCACATTTAAAGAATTATTTACCAGGAGAACGGAAACCTTCAATCGGTATTTTATCATACAAAACAGCCGTCTCACCTTCCTTAGACTCAAGCCAAACCTGCTTAAGGTCGAGAAGAAATTTTTTAGAGGTCTTTTAGGAACGGAGACGGTTAATCTTATTAAAGCCGGGGCGACTCCGGAAGCTAAAGAAGCTTTGAAACTTGCACAGGCTGCCCAGGTACCGCTTTGTGTTGCTGAAGTGGCCAAAGAAGGCATTTTCACGCTGAACGAAAAAGGGATTGTTTTCGAGATCGAGGAGATCCCTGGAGAGCGAAAGATCAAAACAGATCAGCAGGAACTGGATCGCATTTACGATTCCAAATTAGAGGAAGGCACCGAAGCGCTCAAAGAGCTGGTCGCTTATTTAAGAGAATACCCTGCAATATTCGCTGCTTTTGCCGCTAAAGAAGCCAACGTGTTAAGCAACCCGGTACACAATAATAAATCTATAGTTAGCTTTTAA
- a CDS encoding glycoside hydrolase family 19 protein gives MTPLERFQKENGLLPDGKIGKNTLGAMRVVFNICDPAWLAHYVGQLAHESQYFTREWENLNYSYERLLQIFSYDFDQDRNRVLSEAEKQVAKILARKPEQIANFVYASQNGNGPEASGDGWLFRGRGPIMITGRKNYQLFADYVGDQEIMKNPDLIITKYYWQSAYWYFESNNLWRLCNVVDHSSIKRLTKAINGGYNNLQHRIELTEKYYKILLKS, from the coding sequence ATGACTCCATTAGAGCGATTTCAGAAAGAGAACGGACTCCTGCCAGATGGCAAGATTGGTAAGAACACGCTCGGCGCAATGCGAGTGGTGTTTAATATCTGTGATCCTGCCTGGCTTGCTCATTATGTGGGTCAGCTGGCGCACGAATCTCAATATTTCACCAGGGAATGGGAAAATTTAAACTATTCCTATGAGCGTCTTCTGCAGATCTTCTCTTATGATTTCGACCAGGACCGGAACCGTGTTCTTTCTGAAGCTGAAAAACAGGTGGCCAAGATCCTTGCCCGGAAGCCTGAGCAAATTGCCAATTTCGTGTATGCGAGTCAAAACGGCAATGGCCCGGAGGCAAGTGGAGACGGTTGGCTTTTTCGTGGGCGTGGTCCTATAATGATCACCGGCCGTAAAAATTACCAGCTCTTTGCAGATTATGTAGGTGACCAGGAGATCATGAAAAACCCAGATCTCATTATCACCAAATATTACTGGCAGTCGGCCTACTGGTATTTTGAATCCAATAATCTATGGAGGCTTTGCAATGTCGTGGATCACTCGAGTATCAAAAGACTGACCAAGGCCATTAATGGAGGTTACAATAACCTGCAGCACCGTATAGAGCTTACAGAAAAATATTACAAAATACTCCTGAAGTCATGA